In Methanosarcina siciliae T4/M, one genomic interval encodes:
- a CDS encoding TIM barrel protein has product MSADKLFFGTAGVPRSAKASNSPAGIERIRELGLDCMELEFVQGVRMREKGAGNVLNTARKENVTLSVHAPYYINLNSPEEEKLKASVERIYQAARIGSLCGAESIVLHAAFYQKSDKQAVYENVSKALGELAEQLRAENIPAVLRPETMGKRTQFGTLEEVLALSEEIEGVMPCLDFSHIHAREGKENSYPEFRAILSKVEDSLGKEGLANMHMHISGIEYNRNGEKRHLVLKESDFNYPELLKVLKEFEVKGLAICESPNLEEDALLLKKTYMEL; this is encoded by the coding sequence ATGTCAGCTGATAAACTTTTTTTTGGGACTGCCGGAGTTCCCAGAAGCGCAAAAGCCAGCAATAGCCCTGCAGGAATTGAGCGAATAAGGGAACTCGGGCTCGACTGTATGGAACTTGAATTCGTGCAGGGGGTGCGCATGAGAGAGAAAGGGGCAGGAAACGTGCTGAACACTGCCAGAAAAGAAAACGTGACCCTGAGCGTACATGCCCCTTACTATATCAACCTGAACTCCCCGGAAGAAGAGAAATTAAAAGCCAGCGTGGAAAGGATTTACCAGGCTGCAAGGATAGGCAGCCTCTGCGGAGCAGAGTCGATAGTACTGCACGCAGCCTTCTATCAGAAGAGCGATAAACAGGCTGTCTACGAGAATGTCTCAAAAGCCCTCGGAGAGCTTGCAGAGCAACTCCGGGCCGAGAATATCCCCGCTGTCCTCAGGCCTGAGACCATGGGCAAACGTACGCAGTTTGGAACCCTTGAAGAAGTACTTGCCTTAAGTGAAGAAATCGAAGGGGTAATGCCCTGTCTTGACTTTTCCCACATACATGCAAGGGAAGGAAAGGAAAACTCCTATCCCGAGTTTAGGGCAATCCTCTCGAAAGTAGAAGACTCCCTTGGAAAAGAAGGGCTTGCAAACATGCACATGCATATCTCGGGAATAGAGTATAACAGAAACGGGGAAAAAAGACACCTGGTCCTTAAAGAGTCCGACTTCAACTACCCCGAGCTCTTAAAGGTTCTCAAAGAATTCGAGGTTAAAGGGCTTGCCATCTGCGAAAGCCCGAACCTGGAAGAAGATGCGCTTCTGTTAAAGAAGACTTACATGGAATTGTAA
- the cbiQ gene encoding cobalt ECF transporter T component CbiQ, whose amino-acid sequence MTNILDDYALMSPLRERNNWLKLSIVLFGLLVGVSSTSPITPLFIALCMSFTTLVLGRAPLKLYLKLLLAPLGFALTGVIIIAFFSGSGQELLSFKLAGYPLSIRADGLELALLVLSRSISGMCCLYFLALTTPMIELFAVLKATRLPESLIELSMLIYRYIFVFLEMALSIRYAQTVRLGYSNFRRSIHSMGMLASTLFVRSWEQGDKLFLAMNSRCYDGKMTLFEVHRPVGAIELLLTSAYFLSALALFYFTRNISIV is encoded by the coding sequence ATGACAAATATCCTTGATGATTATGCCCTCATGAGCCCTTTGAGGGAACGAAATAACTGGTTGAAGCTGTCAATAGTTCTTTTCGGATTGCTTGTGGGAGTTTCATCAACATCCCCTATCACTCCTCTTTTCATAGCCTTATGCATGAGCTTTACAACCCTTGTCCTCGGCAGGGCTCCCCTTAAATTATACCTGAAACTCCTGCTTGCCCCTCTGGGTTTTGCTCTTACGGGTGTGATTATTATTGCCTTCTTTTCAGGATCAGGGCAGGAACTTCTATCTTTCAAACTCGCCGGTTATCCTCTCTCGATAAGGGCAGATGGACTCGAGCTTGCCCTGCTGGTACTTTCAAGGTCTATAAGCGGGATGTGCTGCCTCTACTTCCTTGCACTTACAACGCCCATGATAGAACTCTTTGCCGTGCTAAAGGCTACCAGGCTTCCGGAATCTCTCATAGAACTTTCCATGCTGATTTACCGGTACATCTTTGTCTTCCTGGAAATGGCCCTTTCAATAAGGTATGCTCAGACCGTAAGACTCGGATATTCGAACTTCAGGCGTTCTATCCATTCAATGGGAATGCTGGCAAGTACTCTCTTTGTCCGCTCCTGGGAGCAGGGAGACAAACTCTTCCTTGCCATGAATTCCAGGTGCTACGATGGAAAAATGACTCTCTTTGAAGTACACAGACCTGTAGGGGCAATAGAACTGCTGCTAACCTCTGCCTACTTCCTTTCAGCTCTTGCACTTTTTTATTTTACAAGAAACATATCCATTGTTTGA
- a CDS encoding energy-coupling factor ABC transporter permease, which produces MHIMEGFLPTPWWQLWFVVSIPVIAFGIYKMNNLIKEKREVLPLLAVAGAFIFVLSSLKLPSVTGSCSHPTGTGVAAIMFGPAITAVLGTIVLIYQAIFLAHGGLTTLGANVFSMGIVGPVVAYLIYKAGMKANLNFYLVVFLAAAFGDWATYVTTSVELALAYPAGGALTFAGFMSSFEKFAVVFAVTQVPLAIMEGAVSALLFKYVINVKSDILVEMKVIEDSVVRKLRGISS; this is translated from the coding sequence ATGCATATAATGGAAGGTTTTTTACCGACTCCATGGTGGCAACTATGGTTTGTAGTATCAATACCAGTGATCGCATTTGGCATTTATAAAATGAACAATCTGATTAAAGAAAAACGCGAAGTACTGCCTCTTCTTGCTGTCGCGGGTGCATTTATTTTCGTGTTATCTTCCCTTAAACTGCCTTCGGTAACCGGAAGCTGTTCTCACCCCACAGGCACGGGGGTTGCAGCAATTATGTTCGGGCCGGCAATCACCGCAGTTCTCGGAACCATCGTACTTATTTATCAGGCAATTTTCCTCGCACACGGAGGACTTACAACCCTTGGAGCAAATGTCTTTTCTATGGGCATAGTGGGCCCTGTGGTGGCATATCTGATCTATAAAGCAGGAATGAAAGCAAATCTCAATTTCTATCTTGTGGTTTTCCTTGCTGCGGCTTTTGGGGACTGGGCAACTTATGTGACTACATCCGTTGAACTTGCTCTTGCGTATCCTGCGGGAGGAGCACTCACCTTTGCGGGCTTTATGAGTTCTTTTGAAAAATTTGCCGTAGTCTTTGCAGTTACTCAGGTACCTCTTGCAATCATGGAAGGAGCTGTCAGTGCCCTTCTCTTCAAGTATGTCATCAACGTTAAGAGTGATATCCTGGTCGAAATGAAAGTCATTGAAGATTCGGTAGTAAGAAAACTGAGAGGGATTTCCTCATGA
- a CDS encoding methionine synthase, with the protein MQEIIFIDEGSLPTPEGVTREWVKAAAENRDEDEKLFSIIGEALQRKIDVGVHVPTYPQFRDMIGQFLDIIKDEKNCSEPYVLKEENAKILELEIVDEVAKQYKKETGKTLEVRVCIAGPTDLYLQAFGATAFEDAYHILAQDVEKFVKQAFKTARNFKIKVIALDEISLGLTDMIQFSDADIKSALTVASTYARQEGADMEIHVYSPLKYELICETPINIIGFEYAGNPSYLDLLDRKVLEDSDTYVGVGIARTDIFSLVNIVNEKYGINAWKEKVYMQKTITELETPDVIKKRLDTAYSVLGDRIKYANPDCGLAFWPDQDIAFRLFENTAKAVNEFNEEKKDQ; encoded by the coding sequence ATGCAGGAGATTATTTTTATCGATGAAGGCAGCCTTCCCACACCTGAAGGTGTCACAAGGGAGTGGGTAAAGGCTGCAGCTGAAAATCGAGATGAAGACGAAAAACTCTTTTCAATAATAGGTGAAGCTCTCCAGAGAAAAATAGATGTTGGGGTGCACGTTCCCACATATCCTCAGTTTAGAGATATGATAGGCCAGTTTCTCGATATCATAAAAGACGAAAAAAACTGTTCTGAGCCTTATGTATTGAAAGAGGAGAATGCAAAGATCCTTGAACTGGAAATAGTCGATGAAGTCGCAAAACAATACAAAAAAGAGACCGGAAAAACCCTTGAAGTACGGGTCTGTATTGCAGGCCCAACGGATCTGTATCTTCAGGCGTTCGGAGCAACGGCTTTTGAAGACGCATACCATATCCTTGCACAGGATGTTGAGAAATTCGTTAAGCAGGCATTTAAAACAGCAAGGAATTTCAAAATTAAAGTTATAGCTCTTGATGAAATCAGCCTGGGGTTAACCGATATGATTCAGTTTTCTGACGCTGATATCAAATCGGCTCTTACCGTTGCCTCTACCTATGCCCGGCAAGAGGGAGCGGATATGGAGATTCATGTGTATTCCCCATTGAAGTATGAACTCATATGTGAGACCCCTATCAATATCATAGGATTCGAGTATGCGGGAAACCCTTCCTACCTTGATCTTCTGGACAGGAAAGTACTGGAGGATTCGGATACTTATGTGGGAGTCGGAATCGCACGAACCGACATTTTCAGTCTTGTAAATATTGTCAATGAAAAGTACGGGATTAATGCCTGGAAGGAAAAGGTGTACATGCAAAAAACCATAACCGAACTGGAGACTCCGGATGTTATCAAAAAGAGGCTTGATACGGCTTATTCGGTTCTCGGGGATCGCATAAAATATGCGAATCCGGACTGCGGGCTGGCTTTCTGGCCGGACCAGGATATTGCTTTCAGGCTGTTTGAAAATACGGCAAAAGCTGTTAACGAATTTAATGAAGAAAAGAAGGATCAGTAG
- a CDS encoding energy-coupling factor ABC transporter ATP-binding protein, with amino-acid sequence MIILETRGLKYTYPDGTVALQDINIEIGKGKKIAFVGQNGSGKSTLFLLLNGTLKPQGGEIFFHGAPFKYDSKSLREIRKSVGIVFQNSDDQIFAPTVYQDVAFGPANLDYPKEKVDASVQHALEHVGLTHLKDKPPHHLSGGQKKRVAIAGVMAMEPEVIILDEPLSNLDPVGADEIIDLLNEFNQLGSTIIISTHDVDLAYRWSDYVYLMSNSKLIGQGTPVEVFKEQELLKKASLRQPTTLEIYHEIARRGLAYGKKSPKNVPELVNTLKPLDLMWVEIPPGVREGDSLNIGVMYGEYATQAPYEAINATVLHIYPDGMAIVELRRKGIKAGGVLIYDMDNYSLAEVRQIIKDGEIVSVGAMGRQSKTLAEQDGIHLDVISGVIDKSILMALSGKRFLILTSGGMVDHALERVREYVHQSGIEFSVGVVNREGGFKWIEETDESIEMLKI; translated from the coding sequence ATGATCATTCTTGAGACCAGGGGCCTTAAGTACACCTACCCGGACGGGACTGTCGCTCTCCAGGACATAAATATCGAGATCGGAAAAGGAAAAAAGATCGCCTTTGTAGGGCAAAACGGCTCCGGAAAGTCCACGCTTTTCCTGCTTCTGAACGGGACATTAAAACCACAGGGAGGTGAAATCTTTTTCCACGGAGCTCCTTTTAAGTACGACTCAAAGTCCCTCCGGGAAATCCGGAAGTCTGTGGGAATCGTTTTTCAGAATTCCGATGACCAGATTTTTGCCCCCACAGTATACCAGGACGTGGCTTTCGGGCCTGCAAACCTGGATTATCCAAAAGAAAAGGTCGATGCCAGTGTACAGCATGCCCTTGAGCATGTAGGGCTTACCCACCTGAAGGATAAGCCCCCCCATCACCTGAGCGGAGGGCAGAAGAAGAGAGTTGCAATTGCAGGGGTGATGGCCATGGAGCCAGAAGTGATCATCCTTGACGAACCTCTCTCAAATCTTGACCCTGTAGGAGCGGACGAAATCATAGATCTGCTCAATGAATTCAACCAGTTAGGAAGTACGATAATCATTTCCACCCACGATGTGGACCTTGCTTACCGCTGGTCTGACTATGTGTACCTCATGTCAAACAGTAAGCTCATAGGGCAGGGAACCCCCGTGGAGGTCTTCAAAGAGCAGGAGCTCCTTAAAAAAGCAAGTCTGCGTCAGCCCACAACTCTTGAGATCTACCATGAAATTGCGAGGAGAGGGTTAGCATACGGCAAAAAATCCCCCAAGAATGTACCTGAGCTTGTCAACACTTTAAAGCCACTTGATCTGATGTGGGTTGAGATCCCTCCAGGAGTCCGGGAAGGAGACAGCCTGAATATCGGGGTTATGTATGGAGAATATGCGACCCAAGCCCCTTATGAAGCGATTAATGCTACAGTCCTGCATATCTACCCTGACGGCATGGCCATTGTTGAACTGAGGCGCAAAGGGATCAAAGCCGGTGGAGTGCTGATCTATGACATGGACAATTATTCTCTGGCGGAGGTCAGGCAGATCATTAAAGACGGGGAAATCGTCTCTGTTGGGGCAATGGGTAGACAAAGCAAGACCCTTGCCGAACAGGACGGAATCCATCTGGATGTGATTTCGGGTGTCATAGACAAGTCGATCCTTATGGCTCTCAGCGGAAAACGCTTTTTGATCCTCACTTCAGGCGGAATGGTGGACCATGCCCTTGAAAGGGTTAGGGAGTATGTGCACCAAAGCGGGATCGAATTTTCCGTGGGCGTTGTTAACAGGGAAGGCGGATTCAAATGGATTGAAGAGACCGATGAAAGCATTGAAATGCTTAAAATCTAA
- a CDS encoding energy-coupling factor ABC transporter substrate-binding protein produces MSRKLELIVLAIILIFTAQFLYMSSTTDAEYGGADGEAENVINDITGGTYEPIAEPIWEPPSGEIESLLFGLQAAIGASIIGYFLGYYKAKNQYENELGYKGKKKLESEKHSL; encoded by the coding sequence ATGAGTAGAAAACTGGAACTTATTGTACTTGCAATTATTCTTATCTTCACAGCCCAGTTCCTTTATATGTCATCCACAACAGATGCCGAATATGGAGGGGCTGACGGAGAAGCCGAAAACGTGATAAATGACATCACCGGCGGAACCTACGAACCAATTGCAGAACCTATCTGGGAGCCTCCAAGCGGGGAAATAGAAAGCCTCCTTTTCGGTCTTCAGGCAGCTATTGGAGCATCGATCATCGGTTACTTCCTCGGCTACTACAAGGCCAAAAACCAGTATGAGAACGAGCTTGGATATAAAGGGAAAAAAAAACTCGAGAGTGAGAAGCACTCTCTTTAA
- a CDS encoding YqaA family protein, with protein sequence MRASLDGKDKMLESLTAFIIDYGYLHLFVLSFLASTVLPLGSEALVIALVYQGFSPFAVVMVATIGNFLGSCTTYYLGLKGRNVLERYLSPSPEKLEKSERLFNKYGVYTLLFTWVPGIGDAITMVAGLMQLSFRPFSILVFLGKFGRYLVLAYSVVFFNGGF encoded by the coding sequence ATGCGAGCTTCCCTGGATGGTAAGGATAAAATGCTTGAATCCCTGACGGCCTTTATTATTGACTACGGTTACCTGCATCTTTTCGTCCTGAGTTTTCTGGCTTCTACGGTTTTGCCTCTCGGGTCGGAGGCTCTTGTTATCGCCCTTGTTTACCAGGGGTTTAGCCCTTTTGCCGTGGTTATGGTAGCTACCATTGGCAACTTTCTAGGGTCGTGTACTACTTACTATCTGGGTTTAAAAGGGAGAAATGTACTCGAAAGGTATCTTTCTCCTTCCCCTGAAAAGCTAGAGAAAAGTGAAAGGCTCTTTAACAAATATGGGGTCTATACCCTTCTTTTCACCTGGGTTCCGGGTATAGGGGACGCGATTACCATGGTTGCAGGGCTTATGCAGCTTTCTTTCAGGCCTTTTTCAATCCTTGTTTTCCTGGGAAAATTCGGGCGTTACTTAGTACTTGCTTATTCGGTAGTGTTTTTTAATGGTGGATTTTAA
- a CDS encoding IS5 family transposase gives MTKRKTGHDYEISDELWTIITALLPLPKPKKKAGRPREDDRKIMNGIFYLLRTGCQWKALPRCYGAPSTVHDRFQEWQRSGLFDKMWQSGLMDYDKEEGLEWEWQAIDGAMTKAPLGGAGTGANPTDRGKKGTKRSLLTDGKGIPLSVVVDGANRHDKMLVIGTFDAIIIERPSHKVTQNICMDKGYDFPDIRQLVDDYGYTAHIRKRGEENIRRDIPGYRARRWVVERTHSWLNRFRRLLIRWEKKIENYLAMLHFACAWITFRAAGLFG, from the coding sequence GTGACAAAACGAAAAACGGGACACGACTACGAGATCTCTGATGAATTGTGGACTATAATAACAGCTTTACTGCCATTGCCCAAACCTAAAAAGAAAGCTGGAAGGCCGCGAGAGGATGATCGGAAAATAATGAATGGCATTTTCTACCTCCTTCGTACAGGTTGCCAATGGAAAGCGTTGCCAAGATGTTATGGAGCTCCAAGCACTGTACATGATCGATTTCAGGAATGGCAAAGATCAGGCTTATTTGATAAAATGTGGCAATCAGGTCTGATGGATTATGATAAGGAAGAAGGGCTAGAGTGGGAGTGGCAAGCTATTGATGGAGCTATGACAAAAGCACCATTGGGTGGAGCTGGAACAGGAGCAAATCCTACTGATCGTGGCAAAAAAGGTACAAAAAGAAGTCTGTTAACAGACGGTAAAGGCATACCGCTTTCTGTTGTCGTGGATGGAGCTAATCGTCACGATAAAATGCTTGTGATAGGAACGTTTGATGCCATTATTATTGAAAGACCTTCGCATAAAGTAACTCAGAATATCTGCATGGATAAAGGATATGATTTTCCTGATATCAGACAATTGGTAGATGATTACGGATATACTGCTCATATCAGGAAACGTGGAGAAGAAAACATCAGAAGAGATATACCAGGTTACAGGGCAAGAAGGTGGGTCGTGGAAAGGACACATTCTTGGCTGAATAGATTCAGAAGGCTGCTGATTAGATGGGAAAAGAAGATTGAGAATTATCTAGCAATGCTACATTTCGCATGCGCATGGATAACTTTCAGAGCAGCAGGACTTTTCGGATAG
- the radA gene encoding DNA repair and recombination protein RadA produces MSEIKLEELAGVGPATAEKLKEAGFNTVEAVAVASPSELANTAEIGESTAAKIINAARQAADIGGFETGDLVLERRKLVGKLTTGCVEFDEMMGGGIETQSITELYGEFGSGKTQVAHQLAVNVQMDREHGGLDGSVIIIDTENTFRPERITQMVKGLSEKYGMELDPEEFLQNIHVARAYNSNHQILLVDSATDLANELKEMGKPVRLLIVDSLMAHFRAEYVGRGTLADRQQKLNKHMHGLLRFGDLFNACVVVTNQVMAKPDAFFGDPTRPVGGHVVGHTATFRLYLRKSKGEKRIIRLVDSPSLPEGEAVVAVTTAGLTDQ; encoded by the coding sequence ATGAGCGAAATCAAACTTGAAGAACTGGCAGGAGTTGGTCCTGCAACCGCAGAAAAACTCAAAGAAGCCGGATTTAATACCGTTGAAGCCGTGGCCGTAGCCTCTCCTTCAGAACTTGCAAACACAGCCGAAATAGGGGAATCGACTGCTGCAAAAATTATCAATGCTGCAAGGCAGGCTGCTGATATCGGAGGATTTGAGACCGGAGATCTCGTCCTTGAAAGAAGGAAATTGGTAGGCAAACTTACCACCGGTTGTGTTGAATTTGACGAAATGATGGGTGGGGGTATAGAAACCCAGTCTATCACCGAACTGTACGGAGAATTCGGTTCCGGAAAGACCCAGGTGGCCCACCAGCTTGCAGTGAATGTCCAGATGGACAGAGAGCATGGGGGTCTCGATGGTTCCGTCATTATAATCGATACTGAAAACACCTTCAGGCCGGAAAGGATAACCCAGATGGTAAAGGGGCTTTCCGAGAAGTACGGAATGGAACTCGACCCTGAAGAATTCCTGCAGAACATCCATGTTGCGCGGGCATACAATTCCAATCATCAGATCCTCCTTGTGGATTCTGCAACAGACCTGGCAAACGAGCTCAAAGAAATGGGAAAACCCGTTCGTCTCCTGATCGTTGATTCTCTTATGGCTCACTTCAGGGCCGAATATGTAGGACGGGGAACCCTTGCAGACAGGCAGCAAAAGCTAAACAAGCATATGCACGGCTTGCTCCGCTTCGGAGACCTGTTCAATGCCTGCGTGGTTGTTACAAATCAGGTCATGGCAAAACCCGATGCCTTCTTTGGGGACCCCACAAGGCCCGTCGGAGGACATGTCGTGGGGCACACTGCAACCTTCAGACTCTACCTGCGGAAGTCCAAAGGGGAAAAGAGAATTATCCGTCTCGTGGACTCTCCCAGTCTCCCGGAAGGAGAAGCTGTTGTTGCAGTCACCACAGCCGGGCTTACCGACCAGTAA
- a CDS encoding transcriptional regulator, with translation MVDESGLALETTDITTEIPIMGSNEYEMIELFRKINVSRPIALTLACLAKGREISSQNIEMVSGLRQPEVSVAMRYLRENNWVDIREEKKSKGKGRPIKLYRLTVPMDRIVSKIEEEIIAESRLVLRNIERLKHIA, from the coding sequence ATGGTAGATGAAAGTGGTTTAGCTTTAGAAACTACTGACATAACGACCGAGATTCCCATCATGGGATCAAACGAATATGAAATGATAGAATTGTTTAGAAAGATTAACGTCAGCAGGCCAATTGCTCTTACCCTTGCCTGCCTTGCAAAAGGAAGGGAAATATCTTCCCAGAACATCGAAATGGTATCTGGCCTGAGACAGCCGGAAGTCAGTGTTGCAATGCGGTACCTCCGCGAGAACAACTGGGTTGACATCCGGGAAGAAAAGAAATCAAAAGGGAAGGGCAGACCGATCAAGCTGTACAGGCTTACAGTCCCCATGGACCGCATTGTCAGTAAGATCGAAGAAGAAATCATAGCCGAAAGCAGACTTGTGCTGAGAAACATAGAACGTCTGAAGCACATTGCCTAA
- a CDS encoding phosphopantetheine adenylyltransferase: MPKVAVGGTFQYLHDGHARLIEKAFEIAGNGKVYIGLTSDEMLQKDHNIENYENRRVRLLEYIDEMGVPKEKYEITRLNDPCGPTIEEDFDYIIVSPETYPVALKINRIRAEKEKKPLEIVYVEYVMAEDGTPISSTRISKGEIDRHGRLKKESHA; the protein is encoded by the coding sequence ATGCCAAAGGTCGCCGTAGGCGGTACGTTTCAGTATCTTCATGACGGACACGCCAGATTAATTGAAAAAGCATTTGAGATAGCAGGAAACGGAAAAGTCTACATAGGGCTTACCTCGGACGAAATGTTGCAAAAAGATCACAATATCGAGAATTATGAAAATAGGAGAGTCCGGCTGCTTGAGTACATAGATGAGATGGGGGTTCCGAAAGAAAAATATGAAATTACCAGGCTGAACGATCCCTGTGGCCCGACTATAGAGGAAGACTTCGACTACATAATAGTCTCCCCTGAGACCTACCCGGTTGCCCTGAAAATCAATCGAATCAGAGCAGAAAAGGAAAAAAAACCTCTTGAAATTGTGTACGTTGAATATGTAATGGCTGAAGACGGGACTCCGATTTCGTCCACAAGGATTTCAAAGGGGGAAATTGACAGGCACGGAAGACTGAAAAAAGAGTCTCATGCCTGA
- a CDS encoding DUF378 domain-containing protein: MYSKGLVKKDKSELKLLSKLLVIIGALNWGLVGILNFDLVATLFGKKSILSRLVYALVGLSGVYLILIYKEKYADLKKRWYTKGEKKYSGKQYSWSGVQ; the protein is encoded by the coding sequence ATGTATTCGAAAGGTCTGGTGAAGAAGGATAAGTCTGAACTGAAGCTTCTATCCAAACTGTTAGTAATAATAGGTGCTTTGAACTGGGGTCTTGTAGGGATCCTTAATTTCGATCTGGTAGCAACTCTTTTTGGCAAGAAATCAATCCTCTCAAGGTTGGTTTATGCTCTCGTGGGCCTGTCTGGAGTCTACCTGATACTGATTTATAAGGAAAAATATGCAGACTTGAAAAAGCGTTGGTATACAAAAGGTGAGAAAAAGTATAGTGGTAAACAGTACAGCTGGAGCGGAGTTCAATAA
- a CDS encoding transcriptional regulator encodes MIVVADNGQISEENNFKMGEVEYEMVELLRRLNINRPVALTLACLSKGEEISSQCIEMVSGLRQPEVSIAMRYLRENEWVDMREEKKNHGKGRPVKLYKLTVQMETIIDTIEENVIAESRNILQNIERLKSLS; translated from the coding sequence ATGATAGTTGTGGCAGATAATGGGCAAATATCAGAAGAAAATAATTTTAAAATGGGAGAGGTTGAATACGAAATGGTCGAGCTTTTGAGGAGGCTTAACATAAACAGGCCTGTAGCCTTAACTCTTGCATGCCTCTCAAAAGGAGAAGAGATCTCCTCCCAGTGTATAGAAATGGTATCAGGGCTGAGACAACCGGAAGTCAGCATTGCGATGCGCTACCTGCGTGAAAATGAGTGGGTAGATATGAGGGAAGAAAAGAAAAACCACGGCAAAGGCAGACCTGTAAAGCTCTACAAACTGACAGTCCAGATGGAAACAATCATTGACACAATAGAAGAAAATGTCATTGCCGAGAGCAGGAATATACTTCAAAATATAGAACGTCTCAAGAGTCTTTCCTGA
- a CDS encoding phosphoglycolate phosphatase, producing the protein MKFKAIVVDIDGTITCENRELHLGAVKKIRSLKVPVVLATGNIICYARTASKLIGLEGAVVAENGGAVTVRYDLNGTFEESLEECEKAFSFLSEHFQLTKLDPFYRKTEIALRRDFDLEKARSLLETQNFDVEMVDTKYAVHIKSTRVNKGSGLRKLAEMMGLEAKDFVAIGDSENDVEMFKAAGFGIAVANGDTKIKEAADYVTEASFGKGAVEAFEYLESKGLI; encoded by the coding sequence ATGAAATTCAAAGCTATTGTCGTTGACATTGACGGGACGATTACCTGCGAAAACAGGGAACTCCACCTCGGAGCTGTCAAAAAAATCCGTTCTCTTAAAGTCCCGGTAGTCCTTGCCACAGGCAACATCATCTGTTATGCCAGGACAGCATCAAAGCTTATTGGCCTTGAGGGGGCTGTGGTCGCCGAAAACGGAGGCGCGGTTACCGTCCGCTACGACCTGAACGGCACTTTTGAAGAAAGCCTGGAAGAATGTGAAAAAGCCTTTTCTTTCCTATCCGAACATTTCCAACTCACCAAACTCGATCCTTTCTACCGAAAAACCGAGATTGCTCTCCGCCGGGATTTTGACCTCGAAAAAGCCAGATCCCTTCTCGAGACTCAAAACTTTGATGTCGAAATGGTTGACACCAAGTACGCAGTCCATATCAAGAGTACCCGGGTAAACAAAGGTTCAGGCCTCCGGAAGCTTGCAGAAATGATGGGGCTTGAAGCTAAAGATTTTGTGGCCATAGGAGACTCAGAAAACGATGTAGAAATGTTTAAGGCTGCAGGTTTTGGGATTGCCGTTGCAAACGGTGATACGAAAATAAAGGAAGCTGCAGATTATGTGACTGAAGCCTCTTTTGGGAAAGGGGCAGTAGAAGCCTTTGAGTATCTGGAATCTAAAGGCTTGATTTGA